CTGCCACTGCCTTTTACATGGACATCTATCCAACTCTGTGACTTTAGAACCTCTCCAGGCCTTTAGTATCTACCTTTTGATACatatgtatttgaaaataatttaataccTATTTCCTGATGAAGTACATTCTGTGCCGCATTTTAGTTTCACACTCAGTGAGAGGGTACACACACTTTACCggacaaaaaatttaaatcatgACTACTTAGTAAATTATGCATTGTAGTGATTGAAAGACAACAAGCACCAGAGAAAATATACATGCTGAAGCATGATGTATGTACTACATTGGGAAGTCTTCAGTGATACGACAAAGaatttgtgggattttttttccccccaattacGAGAGAACAGAGGATTTGTCAGACATTGATTCTGTAGCTTCTACTGTCCACTCTACGCCTCCTTCCTCTTGATGATCAGAGGCCCAACGTTGTCGCCAGTTTCCTCATTGTGCTTTGTGTGAGAGCCATCACACAGTGggaactgaaaaacagaaagaataaacaCATCTATAAGTACATCCAGAGTCAGAACTAAGAACTACACTGAAAGTTTATTAGGCATCTTCTCATTAAATCCTCTGAAACCACAGACCACAACTTTTATGCCAGCATCTCAGCTCCCCCTGAGTTTTGACTAAACACTAGCTTTATCCTTATTAGCATAGAGCAGACAAGAGGCTTGTTCTAAAAAAGCAGCCACCAAACTTCCCTCTCTTTAGTGTTCCTGACTCAGGTGAGCAGGAGGAAACTACAGGCTGAGCAGACCTTCAGCTGTAACCTACCTGGAGTATCTTACCCTCAACCCTGCCCCACACTTCCTCAGTGCTGTCCTTAAGAGCAGCATCAGCTAGAAGAAATTTGAAGAAATACTTGTTCCACTAAAAAAACCCGAACAACCCCCACCCTAGGACAGGCTGGTCAGAGCAAGAACTCCAGGGACTCCTTTAGCCAGCTCTAACTGAACAGGTCACAGAGAAGCGGTAACTGCTGTTCCTGGGAAGCTCTCATCACATGGAAGAGCTGAAAGACGTCCTGTGAGGCAGTAAGAGTGACGATCCCGTCACTTCTCAAGGATGTGTTTTCAGGGCTACGCCACCCCTGCATAGGAGACTCTGGAGATgatcacagaaatcacacacAGCATTCTGCATTCGGTTACAATTTTGTTTGCTTAGAAGTAATGGGACTCAAGTTGGGCATGACTCAGTTTTTGCCTTTGCAGCAGTACTGTTCTCCTGCAGTACCATCACAGTCAGTATTCAACATTCCACTGATCTCAATGTTCCTACTTCAGTCACAGCCTCTGAAAAACATTAATACCCTACCACCCATGCTTAGTTAGAACAAAGGATTTCAAAGTACTGCACAAAACCAATACAATGAAACAACATacagagctttaaaaataacaccACCTTGCCTGTAGGGTAGTattgggagggaaggagagaggtgAGGTGAGGGTTTCTTCTGGCTTTTCACAGTAATGAAATGTCAAAACCTAAGCTAAAAATGGCATGCAGTATTTCTCAATAAAGAAACCTTGAATTCAGAGAATGCTCATGTAAGCTGATTCATGGAGAAACGCTCCCATCCCATCAGTGACTCAATGAATAAATAGTGACAGATACTTggacaaaatctgagccaaaagGAATGTATGCTTCTGGAACACTGACCAGCTTTCAACAGCAGATATTGCCAGGCCAGTTGTTTTCCCATGCAACACCACAGTCCACTGGTCTTCACAGACCAATGACACAGCTTCCATCAAACATCTCACAAGCTCCAAGGAGGCAACCCAAAGTCCAGCTACAGCAACATCATTGCTTCAAGTTTCCAAGCAACAAAAATGGTGGGATTCTTAGGTTCAGATAGCATCCAGACATCTGTAAAACCTACCAACAGTGACTGCTCTGCACTCATCCTGCTGGTCAGCTGGTCTCAGAGCACTGGATCCCAGGGGCTGGGACACTGGACTTGAGcttctcagggaaaaaacccagactgTACCAGAGCACCCACTGGGTCACCCTGAACACCAGATATGGCACAGAAGGATACTGGGCCTGACACGATGTGTGCAGGCTGGCAGCAATAGTGGCCAAGCTcaaaccccaggggatttgCACAGTGATCTGGAGAGCTCAGCTGATTTCCCTTGACACTGAACACGTTTGGATTCTCTAGCACTACTTCTGCTGATAgtctgcagcagcatccctcaACCCATAACCTAGGCACTAATGCTTCTCTGGAAGACACACGGGCTGCAGGTCATTGTAAAAAGacagcaaattaattttcccctcccccaactcCCACCTAAAAATGAAGACAAGTAAGACAACAAGTGTTCTAACTTTAATCACAGTTTGAAGACAAAACTCTTGCCTCTACACTGCTAAGTTTGAGCACTGAACAACTATGAAGTGCCTGCAGAGCACAACACTGAATAGAGAAAGGTCATTTAAAGAACCACCCATTTATTATTAACAGCTAATTACATGCCAAGACAAACTTGGTACCAcgtgtggtttttttaaaacgTACATTCCACACAGACTTTGGCCAGCACAAAAGCCTTAAATTTTAAGTACACTatttcataaaaacaaaacaaaaacaatttctcttttttcaagaGTTACTCTAAAATACTCTGGTACAGTccaacagttttgtttttcctgtagaGGAACACCACGTGGGGTCAGGTGTAAGTGCATGTACACCATCAATGCAACAGAAACATCCCATGGTCCCTAATGCTACTGGTTCTACCAACAGCCCCATGCCTCAGGTGAGCCTGAATCTCACGAGAAGTGCACAGAGTGACACAAAAGGACATTTCTTCTAGCCTTTATATGCATCTATTTAACAAAAACACAGCAGGTACTTAACGAATTTGAAGTAACTGTAACTTCCTGCATTGAAAGCACACACACTCCACATTCTGACACtgtaaaattacaaatttaaaTCTTTACTTTGAGAACTGTAAGGGCCAGATAATGCTAGCTGCCAGCTTCCAAAAATGACAACCATTTAAGAATGACGTATTTTATTACTGCTGGGCAATAACAAATATGAGAAGCACACAAACCTATGCACACAAAGGTTATGCTACCCATGCTGCAAAGTCAGCCCACCAAGGCAAGAGGAAGGCAACAAAACTGGAAACTACAGTCTCTGAGGGGGGACATGTTGACTAAAATATTTACCTTTAAACAGCAGTTAAAGGAAACAAATGCCTTCCAAAATTTCCACTGACCTTCTAATGCTTTTACAAGACCTTTCAGATCAGATTTCTAAGAGTGCACTCATTATAGCCTCATCTACCTTCTTTCTAACTCAGTATGTTCCTAAACTGACAATACCCCTTAAACATATGCCAAAACGTACTTCttaaggtttttatttttatttattttattaccaAAAAAGGGGTAATATCAACAATAGCAAACAACTGGTAGGAGCTGCAATCCAACCAGAGGCTCAGATAGTATCTTCCATTTCTGCTTAGAAGATTGAATAGGAAGCAGAAAGCACAAACACCAGTGTTcaagaagggtttttttcagttcagaCTCCAGACAGAATAAAGAAGACAAGACCACTTCCACAGGACTATTTCAGCATCAAATCACAATGCTGTTTAATTCTTAGCAGTATTACACTGTAAAACTAAATTCAGGCACAAATGTGTAAGCTCCTGAGTTACCTGCAAGGTAATGAAGTCAGATGTGACAACAGCAAGAACCCAGAGTTACAGTGTCTGGAAATTGCTGAGTTTGGCCTAATGAGACCGAATGGGCCTTGAGAAGTTGAGTATTCACCTCCCTGGAGGAGAGAGAGCTAAATCTCAAGGCAGTTATCTGGCTTTGAAGGTCTGTATCATTTCAGTCTCCAAACACTGGCACCTtctaaaaaagcttttaaatgtGAACCAGTGGTAAATGGACAGGGTTAATCATGCAGTCTGCTTTCTCTCATTACAGATCCCAGAACTACTATTATAGATAAAGGATATACATCTCAGCTATATCAGGTGTCACGCATCTCTAAGATCAGCTTTAAATCTGAGGTTCTGTTATTGAGAGACCAGGTTATCACTAATTTAAGGCAACTGAAGCAACCCAACTTCAAATGCAAGCAAGCTGCACCAATGTTTAGGCCAAACTTTTAATTGCTCAAAAATAAGAGTTTAGAGTACGCCACTGTGATTGCACTGGCATACACCATGTACTACTAGCAAGGTACTTTCTGACTAAGCTTCCAACTTTCTCCAAAAAGAGGTGTTTAAGATCCTCACTGACTGTTTCCTGAGCTCCTACTGCCAACAGGCCTGTAGTTTTGGGTAAGCCTCAGTTATTAGCACAGGCAGCACACAAAATGGTATCTGTCATCCATGATCATGCTCCAGACAGTCGCTCTCTTTTCAAGAGATCTTCTTCAGAGCTACAGAAACATTTTGTCCTCTATTAGCACTGATCTGCAGGCTTTACTCTGAGCATCAGCACAAATCTGCATAGTTCTACAGATCAGAATATTGCTACACCTCAGTGCAGACTACTTTAGGTGAAAAGAAGTTCCTTTTCTCTaaataaagcagtttaaaaatagttttgctgAAAGGTGCATGCACATGAACAACACTGGACCCATCCATTCTTTTACCTTCTTAGACCTCCAACAACGACAGTACACAGCCTTGTCTCCAAGATCTTCCACATCAAAGGCATGGACAACCTTGGGGTTATCCTTCTGGATATGGGGATTCACCATTGCTTTGCAGCATTTGTCTTTAGAGAGAAGTTTTTTGTAAGCTAGATATccaagagcagctgctccagcagctaaGGAGACTGCACCAATCCATTCAACtagaataaaagaagaaaaaatgagacTGTCAGGTTTTGACCACAACATTCTACTAAAACCACTGAGCAGTAAATGTTTTCATGCTTGCAGCAACACCTTTTTACTTTGCAACAGatctttttgttctgttgtAGTAACTCCCTGCTTTAGAAGAGTATTTTCCCCTGACAGTCCCCCAGTTAATATGCTCTTTTCTATAGATCATAGTTCTACTTCACCCAAGTCCGTTCTACACAAGGATGAGAATTAATCCGGCAGGGTCttcatgttttggggattttttaactCTTCTATTTAGCAAACTCTGATATTAACACCAGGACTACATTGTTTCAAAGTTCAGCATATTAAACCGGGTGCAAATACATACTGTAGCAGTAAAAAACCTGTGTTGTTTCAGTTGCAAGAAAGTCACTAAAGAACAGTCAGCACCAAGAacccaaaaccagctttctcCCCCTAAAGGTATGGGCACTGAGTAGCctttaaaaaatgcatcttgtaactgaaaaaaactaaaaccagtTGTTTGGCAATGgggaaattattaaatataatacCACCAGTAACAAAAGCCATCTTAGATTAAATCCCTACCGTGgtatagcagaaaaaaacaaggatCCAAGAAGATTGTATTTAAGAATCATAGCACATGTTTACTTTAACTAGATTAAGTCCTGAATATCTGCAAGAcaactttcattaaaaaatcctCTTGCCACCACACCTCATCCTCACTTTCCCTCCCTTTATTTACTCAT
This portion of the Hirundo rustica isolate bHirRus1 chromosome 8, bHirRus1.pri.v3, whole genome shotgun sequence genome encodes:
- the CISD1 gene encoding CDGSH iron-sulfur domain-containing protein 1 isoform X1; translated protein: MGPGQCGAVRVEWIGAVSLAAGAAALGYLAYKKLLSKDKCCKAMVNPHIQKDNPKVVHAFDVEDLGDKAVYCRCWRSKKFPLCDGSHTKHNEETGDNVGPLIIKRKEA
- the CISD1 gene encoding CDGSH iron-sulfur domain-containing protein 1 isoform X2 → MPVEWIGAVSLAAGAAALGYLAYKKLLSKDKCCKAMVNPHIQKDNPKVVHAFDVEDLGDKAVYCRCWRSKKFPLCDGSHTKHNEETGDNVGPLIIKRKEA